Proteins found in one Seonamhaeicola sp. S2-3 genomic segment:
- a CDS encoding toxin-antitoxin system YwqK family antitoxin: MKKTTIAVIALLFCTLLSFFNCKNETNDDGIKFIPRDSYIVDFRNGVTIYRDKISKKVMNGYYIVGDSSKKWEEFSVKEGLLNGDYIVYHNNGKVFTHSRYFKGKLHGEDLLYYSSGKLKKFSAYNRGKIYGKVIEYYEGGQVRSESRMKNGELYSSLIFNEAGDVISKIYVKDNMKITQEFKDGELLSEKTTPNYNNDSNAISINDIDKD, from the coding sequence ATGAAAAAAACTACAATTGCTGTTATAGCACTACTATTTTGTACGTTATTAAGTTTCTTTAATTGCAAAAATGAAACAAACGATGACGGAATTAAATTTATTCCAAGAGACTCTTATATTGTTGATTTCCGAAACGGTGTAACAATATATAGAGATAAGATTTCTAAAAAGGTTATGAATGGTTACTATATTGTTGGTGACTCATCTAAAAAGTGGGAAGAGTTTTCTGTAAAAGAAGGCCTTTTAAACGGGGATTATATTGTATACCATAACAATGGTAAAGTTTTCACCCATTCTAGGTATTTTAAAGGGAAACTTCATGGGGAAGACTTATTATACTATTCTTCTGGAAAACTAAAGAAATTTTCTGCTTATAATAGAGGGAAAATTTATGGAAAAGTCATTGAATATTATGAAGGTGGTCAAGTACGTTCTGAATCTAGAATGAAAAACGGCGAACTTTATTCATCTTTAATTTTTAATGAGGCTGGTGATGTAATATCTAAAATTTACGTTAAAGATAACATGAAAATTACTCAGGAATTTAAAGATGGTGAATTACTTTCTGAAAAAACTACTCCCAACTACAATAACGATAGTAATGCTATTAGTATAAATGATATTGATAAGGATTAA
- a CDS encoding HopJ type III effector protein, translating to MNLKDFKKKLKNTPRAIEFSETIEVIDSNYTFTPTAFKNGNIENAEGQNSGSCKLFAFAKKQGFTKEETLACFGQYYFNDVLKDPNGTGHQNIRNFMVTGFKGLVFQRDPLKQK from the coding sequence ATGAACTTAAAAGATTTTAAGAAAAAACTAAAAAATACACCTAGAGCTATTGAGTTTTCTGAAACTATAGAAGTTATAGACTCTAACTATACATTTACACCAACGGCCTTTAAAAATGGCAATATAGAAAATGCCGAAGGACAAAATTCTGGGTCGTGCAAATTATTTGCTTTTGCAAAGAAACAGGGGTTTACAAAAGAAGAAACATTAGCTTGTTTTGGGCAGTATTATTTTAATGACGTTTTAAAAGACCCCAACGGAACGGGGCATCAAAATATTAGAAACTTTATGGTTACTGGTTTTAAAGGTTTAGTTTTTCAAAGAGACCCTTTAAAACAAAAATAA
- the mscL gene encoding large-conductance mechanosensitive channel protein MscL, translated as MLKEFKEFAMKGNLVDIAVGFVMGAAFKQVVTSFTGGIVSPLIGLIFNADFKDLKYKLKDGTLNDAGEMVGDVYLEYGTFLTHVIDFIIVAFVMFLIVKGINKMKKKEEPAPEAPAGPSQEDLLTEIRDLLKK; from the coding sequence ATGCTTAAAGAATTCAAAGAGTTTGCAATGAAGGGTAACCTTGTAGACATTGCAGTAGGTTTTGTTATGGGTGCAGCTTTTAAACAAGTTGTAACATCATTTACAGGAGGTATTGTGTCTCCATTAATTGGGTTAATTTTCAACGCAGACTTTAAAGATTTAAAATACAAACTAAAAGACGGCACACTAAATGATGCTGGAGAAATGGTAGGAGATGTTTACTTAGAATACGGTACATTTTTAACTCATGTTATTGATTTCATTATTGTGGCCTTTGTTATGTTCTTAATCGTAAAAGGAATCAATAAAATGAAAAAGAAAGAAGAACCAGCTCCAGAAGCTCCAGCAGGACCAAGCCAAGAAGATTTATTGACCGAAATTAGAGATTTATTAAAGAAATAA
- the recJ gene encoding single-stranded-DNA-specific exonuclease RecJ has protein sequence MRWTLKPKPNQEKVEALQKALQVSEPIATLLVQRGIETYDQAKAFFRPSLNDLHNPYLMKDMDKAVERIEKAIANKENILVYGDYDVDGTTAVALMSSYLKTKHALVYTYVPNRYDEGYGVSKKGINFALENDFSLIIALDCGVKAVEKVAYAKSLGIDFIICDHHRPGAEIPKAVAVLDPKREDCEYPYKELCGCGVGFKLIQALAQKDGYTIEDLIPYLDLVATAIGADIVPINGENRVLAHYGLKVINSNPRPGIKAILDQVEKTELTITDVVFIVAPRINAAGRMKHGNYAVALLAEEESEKANKFAAEINEYNLDRRETDKDITEAALKQIEEQKEQDRFTTVVYNETWHKGVIGIVASRLTETYYRPTLVFTKSGDKLAASARSVRDFDVYEAIAACSEYVEQFGGHKYAAGLTLKEENYEAFKQAFEDFVSKTIDKNLLIPEIKADIKIDLKDITPKFYRILKQFAPYGPENMTPIFMTEDLADTGHGKCVGQDKTHLRVTVSQPNSNTFVGIGFGMGDKFNIISDKKPFKAVYSIDENEWQGNVSLQLKLRDIKP, from the coding sequence ATGCGCTGGACGCTTAAGCCAAAACCAAATCAAGAAAAAGTTGAAGCTTTACAAAAAGCTTTACAAGTTAGTGAGCCTATTGCAACTTTATTGGTACAACGTGGTATTGAAACCTATGACCAAGCAAAGGCGTTTTTTAGACCCAGCTTAAATGATTTACACAACCCATATCTCATGAAAGATATGGATAAGGCTGTTGAACGTATTGAAAAAGCCATTGCCAATAAAGAAAATATTTTGGTTTATGGCGATTATGATGTAGATGGAACTACGGCCGTGGCTTTAATGTCATCTTACCTAAAAACGAAACACGCATTGGTTTATACCTATGTACCTAATAGGTATGATGAAGGTTATGGCGTGTCTAAAAAAGGCATCAACTTTGCTTTAGAGAATGATTTTTCACTCATAATAGCTTTAGATTGCGGCGTTAAAGCTGTTGAAAAAGTAGCCTATGCAAAATCTTTAGGTATTGATTTCATTATATGTGATCATCATAGACCAGGAGCAGAAATACCCAAAGCAGTTGCCGTTTTAGACCCCAAACGTGAAGATTGCGAATACCCATATAAAGAATTATGTGGTTGTGGCGTGGGGTTTAAACTCATTCAAGCTTTAGCTCAAAAAGATGGATATACTATTGAAGATTTAATACCGTACTTAGATTTAGTAGCCACAGCAATAGGTGCAGATATTGTTCCTATAAATGGCGAAAACAGAGTGTTGGCTCATTATGGTTTAAAAGTTATAAACTCAAACCCCAGACCTGGTATTAAAGCTATACTAGATCAGGTTGAAAAAACAGAACTTACCATAACAGATGTGGTGTTTATTGTAGCCCCAAGAATAAATGCTGCAGGACGTATGAAACACGGTAATTATGCAGTAGCATTGTTAGCCGAAGAGGAATCAGAAAAAGCAAATAAGTTTGCCGCAGAAATTAACGAGTATAATTTAGATAGACGAGAAACAGATAAAGACATTACAGAGGCAGCGCTTAAACAAATTGAAGAACAAAAAGAACAAGACCGCTTTACAACTGTTGTTTATAACGAAACTTGGCATAAAGGCGTTATTGGTATTGTAGCTTCTAGATTAACAGAAACCTATTACAGGCCAACACTAGTATTTACCAAAAGTGGTGATAAATTAGCAGCTTCGGCACGCTCTGTTAGAGATTTTGATGTTTACGAAGCTATTGCTGCTTGTAGTGAATATGTTGAACAATTTGGAGGACATAAATACGCAGCAGGTTTAACGCTTAAAGAAGAAAATTACGAAGCTTTTAAACAGGCTTTTGAAGATTTTGTTTCAAAAACTATTGATAAAAACTTGCTCATTCCAGAAATAAAAGCAGATATTAAAATTGATTTAAAAGATATTACCCCTAAATTCTATAGAATTTTAAAACAATTTGCACCCTACGGACCCGAAAATATGACTCCCATTTTTATGACCGAAGATTTAGCAGATACTGGCCATGGTAAATGTGTAGGGCAAGATAAAACACATTTAAGGGTTACGGTTTCTCAACCCAACTCAAACACTTTTGTTGGAATTGGTTTTGGAATGGGTGATAAATTCAATATTATTTCAGATAAAAAACCTTTTAAAGCAGTGTATTCTATTGATGAAAATGAATGGCAAGGAAACGTATCACTTCAACTTAAATTAAGAGATATAAAACCATAA
- a CDS encoding OsmC family protein, translating to MAVKVSTKWLGNMRFESTNPSGHNLFIDAGEENGGKGEGYRPKALMLSGLAGCSGLDVASLIKKMKLDVDDFNIEIEANLTEEHPKYYDKVAMHFHFYGKDLNEKKLQRAVDLSIEKYCGVMEMFRQFSELNIETHFHKS from the coding sequence ATGGCAGTAAAAGTTTCTACAAAGTGGTTGGGAAATATGCGATTTGAAAGTACCAATCCGTCAGGACATAATTTATTTATTGATGCAGGTGAAGAAAACGGTGGTAAAGGCGAAGGCTACAGGCCCAAAGCCTTAATGCTTTCTGGTTTAGCGGGTTGCTCTGGTTTAGATGTAGCATCCTTAATTAAAAAAATGAAGTTAGATGTTGATGATTTCAATATTGAAATTGAAGCAAATTTAACCGAAGAGCACCCAAAATATTACGATAAAGTGGCAATGCATTTTCACTTTTACGGAAAAGATTTAAACGAAAAGAAATTACAACGCGCCGTAGATTTATCAATTGAAAAATATTGCGGTGTTATGGAAATGTTCCGTCAGTTTTCAGAATTAAATATTGAAACTCATTTTCATAAGTCTTAA
- a CDS encoding 6-carboxytetrahydropterin synthase yields MGNNIRITKQFSFETGHALYGYDGKCKNVHGHSYQLHVTVIGQPISDKTNVKYGMVIDFGDLKKIVEEEIVDVFDHATVFNKNTPHVELAKKLEEHGHNVLLVDYQPTSEMMVIDFAKKIQPRLPKNIKLHSLKLQETTTSFAEWYAYDNI; encoded by the coding sequence ATGGGAAACAACATTCGTATCACAAAACAATTTTCTTTTGAAACTGGTCACGCTCTTTATGGGTATGACGGAAAATGCAAAAACGTACACGGACACAGCTACCAATTACACGTAACTGTTATTGGGCAGCCAATTTCAGATAAAACTAACGTAAAATACGGTATGGTTATAGATTTTGGCGACCTTAAAAAAATTGTAGAAGAAGAAATAGTTGATGTGTTTGACCACGCTACCGTATTTAACAAAAACACACCTCATGTAGAATTGGCTAAAAAGTTAGAAGAACACGGGCACAATGTTTTGTTAGTAGATTACCAACCAACTAGCGAAATGATGGTCATTGATTTTGCCAAAAAAATTCAACCACGTTTACCAAAAAACATCAAATTACATTCATTAAAGCTACAAGAAACAACCACTAGTTTTGCAGAATGGTATGCTTATGATAATATTTAA
- the alr gene encoding alanine racemase: protein MPKAQETVLEINLKALKHNFEHLKSKIKDNTKFLAVVKAFSYGSDAKEIAKYLQHLGANYFAVAYASEGVELRKAGITLPILVLHPLPANFNAIIDNCLEPNLYNTKVLNEFIKVTTSKNLNNYPVHLKFNTGLNRLGFNKNDIASIVSKLKETNSIKVASIFSHLAASEDLNEKAFSLNQINTFKTIAQNFINSIGYKPMLHMCNTSGILNYPEAHFDMVRSGIGLYGFGNSEKENQNLIPIASLKTIISQIHTVKKGDTVGYNMAFKSNADIKTATLPIGHADGIGRQYGNGKGYVTINGEKAPIIGNVCMDMIMVNITNIDCKEGDEAIIFDANNTAESLAETANTISYELITGISKRVKRTFLK from the coding sequence ATGCCTAAAGCGCAAGAAACCGTTCTAGAAATAAATTTAAAAGCACTTAAACATAACTTTGAGCATTTAAAATCTAAAATTAAAGACAACACCAAATTTTTAGCTGTTGTAAAAGCATTTAGTTACGGAAGTGATGCTAAAGAAATTGCAAAATACCTGCAACATTTAGGCGCCAATTATTTTGCCGTTGCCTATGCTAGTGAAGGGGTTGAGTTAAGAAAAGCGGGGATTACTTTACCTATTTTAGTACTGCACCCACTTCCTGCAAATTTTAATGCAATTATTGATAATTGTTTAGAACCTAATTTATACAATACTAAGGTTTTAAATGAATTTATTAAAGTAACAACTTCAAAAAATTTAAACAATTATCCCGTACATTTAAAGTTTAATACCGGATTAAATCGCCTTGGGTTTAATAAAAATGACATAGCTTCTATTGTTTCAAAATTAAAAGAAACTAACTCTATTAAAGTAGCATCTATTTTTTCTCACTTAGCTGCTAGCGAAGATTTAAATGAAAAAGCATTTTCTTTAAACCAAATTAATACCTTTAAAACTATTGCTCAAAACTTTATTAACAGTATTGGCTACAAACCCATGCTACACATGTGCAATACGTCTGGTATTTTAAATTATCCTGAGGCTCATTTTGATATGGTGCGAAGTGGCATTGGGTTATATGGTTTTGGAAACTCTGAAAAAGAAAATCAAAACTTAATCCCAATAGCTTCACTTAAAACCATTATTTCTCAAATTCATACTGTTAAAAAAGGAGATACCGTAGGCTACAATATGGCATTTAAAAGTAATGCTGATATTAAAACTGCCACCTTACCCATTGGGCATGCAGATGGCATTGGCCGCCAATACGGAAACGGTAAGGGTTATGTAACCATAAACGGGGAAAAAGCGCCCATAATTGGAAATGTATGTATGGATATGATTATGGTAAACATAACTAATATTGATTGTAAAGAAGGGGATGAAGCTATTATTTTTGATGCAAATAACACGGCCGAAAGTTTAGCAGAAACAGCCAATACCATTTCATACGAATTAATCACTGGGATTTCTAAACGTGTAAAACGTACTTTTTTAAAATAG
- a CDS encoding uracil-DNA glycosylase family protein: MEHLLQNIKQCTICKAHLPLGPKPVVSAHPNSKIVIIGQAPGTKVHASGIPWDDASGKQLRKWLNVSVEDFYDETKFAIIPMGFCYPGKGKSGDLPPRPECAPQWHKLLFDELKNVELIILIGMYAQKYYLGKAAKKTLTQTVKNYKEYLPKYLPLPHPSPRNRFWLTKNPWFEVEVLPELRKRTNNYL; encoded by the coding sequence ATGGAACATTTACTCCAAAACATAAAACAATGCACTATTTGTAAAGCGCATTTGCCATTAGGTCCTAAACCTGTTGTATCTGCACATCCTAATTCTAAAATTGTAATAATTGGGCAAGCGCCAGGTACTAAAGTGCACGCTTCTGGTATTCCTTGGGATGATGCTAGCGGAAAACAGTTGCGTAAATGGTTAAATGTTTCTGTTGAAGATTTTTACGATGAAACCAAGTTTGCTATAATTCCTATGGGGTTTTGCTATCCAGGAAAAGGAAAATCAGGCGATTTACCTCCCAGACCAGAATGTGCTCCGCAATGGCATAAACTGTTGTTTGATGAATTGAAAAACGTTGAGTTGATAATTTTAATAGGCATGTACGCCCAAAAGTATTATTTAGGAAAAGCCGCGAAGAAAACTTTAACCCAAACCGTTAAAAATTATAAGGAATACTTACCCAAATATTTACCGTTGCCGCATCCATCACCACGTAATAGATTTTGGCTTACTAAAAATCCTTGGTTTGAGGTTGAGGTGTTGCCAGAGTTGAGGAAGCGGACTAATAATTACCTATAA
- a CDS encoding thymidine kinase, with translation MFLENTVNHKEQFGWIEVICGSMFSGKTEELIRRLKRAQFARQKVEIFKPAIDVRYDEDMVVSHDANEIRSTPVPAAANIPILADGCDVVGIDEAQFFDDEIVRVCNDLANKGIRVIVAGLDMDFKGNPFGPMPNLMATAEYVTKVHAVCTRTGNLAQYSYRKAKNDNLVMLGEVDEYEPLSRAAFYKAMMRDKVRNMNVNDPQEITKNPEDQDA, from the coding sequence ATGTTTCTTGAAAATACGGTAAATCATAAAGAACAATTTGGATGGATTGAGGTTATCTGCGGATCTATGTTTTCTGGTAAAACCGAAGAGTTAATTAGAAGACTTAAACGTGCCCAATTTGCAAGACAAAAAGTTGAAATTTTTAAACCCGCTATTGATGTACGTTATGATGAAGATATGGTAGTCTCTCATGATGCCAACGAAATTAGATCTACACCCGTGCCTGCTGCCGCAAACATACCTATTTTGGCAGATGGTTGCGATGTAGTTGGTATTGATGAAGCCCAATTTTTTGATGATGAAATTGTTAGAGTTTGTAATGATTTAGCAAACAAAGGCATTAGAGTAATTGTGGCTGGTTTAGACATGGATTTTAAAGGCAATCCGTTTGGTCCTATGCCCAACCTAATGGCTACTGCAGAATATGTTACAAAGGTGCATGCTGTATGTACACGTACCGGAAATTTAGCCCAATATAGTTACCGTAAAGCTAAAAACGATAATTTGGTTATGCTTGGTGAGGTAGATGAATATGAACCTTTAAGTAGAGCCGCATTTTACAAAGCCATGATGCGTGATAAAGTAAGAAATATGAATGTTAATGACCCCCAAGAAATCACCAAAAACCCTGAAGACCAAGATGCCTAA
- a CDS encoding UDP-2,3-diacylglucosamine diphosphatase, whose protein sequence is MQIPKGKKIYFASDNHLGAPTKEASLPREKKFVAWLDEVKEDAAAIFLLGDLFDFWMDYKRVVPKGFTRTLGKLAEISDSGIPIYYFVGNHDLWMNGYFEEELNIPVFHKPKEFTFNNKTFFIGHGDGLGPGDKGYKRMKKVFTNPFCKWLFRWLHPDLGVKLAQHLSVKNKLISGEEDAKFLGEDNEWLVQYCKRKLEDKHRDYFVFGHRHLPLNINLNKTSKYINLGDWINYYTYGVFDGENMELKTY, encoded by the coding sequence ATGCAAATTCCCAAAGGAAAAAAAATATATTTCGCTTCAGACAATCATTTAGGTGCTCCCACCAAAGAGGCTTCATTACCAAGAGAAAAAAAATTTGTTGCTTGGTTAGATGAGGTAAAAGAAGACGCTGCTGCCATTTTTCTTTTAGGTGATTTATTTGACTTCTGGATGGATTACAAACGGGTTGTCCCAAAAGGATTTACAAGAACCCTTGGTAAATTGGCAGAAATTAGTGATTCTGGTATTCCAATCTATTATTTTGTTGGCAATCATGACCTTTGGATGAATGGCTATTTTGAAGAAGAACTAAACATACCTGTTTTTCATAAACCCAAAGAATTTACATTTAATAACAAAACCTTTTTTATTGGCCATGGCGATGGATTAGGTCCTGGAGATAAAGGTTACAAACGCATGAAAAAAGTGTTTACTAACCCGTTTTGTAAATGGTTATTCCGTTGGTTACATCCAGATTTAGGTGTAAAATTAGCGCAACATCTATCGGTTAAAAACAAACTTATTTCTGGTGAAGAAGATGCCAAATTTTTAGGTGAAGATAATGAATGGTTAGTACAGTATTGCAAACGAAAATTAGAAGATAAACACCGTGATTATTTTGTATTTGGTCACAGGCATTTACCATTAAATATAAACCTGAACAAAACTTCAAAATATATTAATTTAGGCGATTGGATTAACTATTACACCTATGGAGTTTTTGATGGAGAAAACATGGAACTAAAAACCTATTAG
- a CDS encoding MFS transporter, translating to MAKNDPYAALRIKEFNIFLLLRFLLVFGWSMQFIVIEWEVYSLTKDPLNLGLIGLMEIIPAFTMALFAGHIVDQNEKRNLLAKCIAAFSFISLGLFLLTSEKIVSNWTTQNILIGIYALVFFGGFLRSFFGPTIFSLVALIVPKRVYPNAATWSTSTWKAAGVLGALFGGFSIHWMGVPKTLCLVFIMVMFSLVITFKIKKKPILNPKIGESVKESLKVGVRFVFSNKAILGALTLDMIAVLFGGTVALLSVFAQDILQVGSKGFGILNASISLGSILSMFLTTYLPVNRNTGVKLLGSIFVFGLCIIAFGLSSIFWVSILALFLSGAADGISMVIRQTILQLKTPDEMRGRVSSVNSMFVGSSNELGAFESGLAAKLLGPVTAVVLGGTMTLLTVIAVGIKNPILRTLDLTKDIEEHENDT from the coding sequence ATGGCTAAAAACGACCCCTACGCAGCCTTACGTATAAAGGAATTCAATATCTTTTTATTGCTCCGGTTTTTGTTAGTATTTGGGTGGTCTATGCAATTTATTGTTATAGAATGGGAAGTGTATAGTTTAACAAAAGACCCTTTAAACCTTGGTTTAATTGGGTTGATGGAAATTATTCCCGCTTTTACCATGGCGCTTTTTGCAGGACATATTGTAGATCAAAATGAAAAACGCAACTTGTTAGCTAAGTGTATTGCCGCTTTTTCTTTTATTAGCTTGGGCTTATTTTTGTTAACTTCTGAAAAAATTGTTTCTAATTGGACAACCCAAAATATTTTAATAGGCATTTATGCTTTGGTTTTTTTCGGAGGCTTTTTAAGATCTTTTTTTGGTCCCACCATTTTCTCATTGGTGGCTTTAATAGTGCCTAAAAGAGTGTATCCAAATGCCGCAACTTGGAGCACAAGTACTTGGAAAGCAGCAGGCGTTTTAGGTGCTCTTTTTGGTGGGTTTTCTATTCATTGGATGGGTGTGCCCAAAACGCTTTGTTTGGTATTTATTATGGTAATGTTCTCATTAGTGATAACATTTAAAATTAAAAAGAAGCCTATTTTAAACCCCAAAATTGGGGAGTCTGTAAAAGAAAGTTTAAAGGTTGGTGTGCGTTTTGTATTTAGTAATAAAGCCATTTTAGGGGCATTAACTTTAGATATGATTGCTGTGTTATTTGGCGGAACAGTAGCACTTCTTTCGGTATTTGCTCAAGATATTTTACAGGTAGGTTCTAAAGGTTTTGGTATTTTAAACGCATCTATTTCTTTAGGGAGTATTTTATCTATGTTTTTAACTACGTATTTGCCAGTTAACAGAAATACAGGCGTTAAACTATTAGGTTCTATTTTTGTTTTTGGACTTTGTATTATTGCGTTTGGACTCTCTTCAATATTTTGGGTTAGTATTTTAGCCTTGTTTTTAAGTGGTGCTGCCGATGGTATTTCAATGGTTATCCGTCAAACGATTTTACAATTAAAAACTCCTGATGAAATGCGCGGACGAGTATCATCCGTAAATTCTATGTTTGTTGGGTCTTCAAACGAATTGGGTGCTTTTGAAAGCGGATTAGCAGCAAAATTACTTGGCCCTGTTACTGCTGTGGTTTTGGGAGGAACAATGACTCTTCTTACTGTAATTGCTGTTGGAATTAAAAATCCTATACTAAGGACTTTAGATTTAACTAAAGATATTGAAGAGCATGAAAACGATACCTAA
- a CDS encoding carboxymuconolactone decarboxylase family protein: protein MPLVTPLSANHDLETKKLAEFFNETLGFCPNSVLTMQHRPAISKAFINLNKAVMANEGRVTSALKRMIAWVSSNATGCRYCQAHAIRAAERYGAKQEQLDNIWEYRTHPAFSEAERVALDFSLAASQVPNAVDETIKKRLYEHWNEGEIVEMLGVISLFGYLNRWNDSMGTTIENGAVESGEQYLGKHGWEKGKHQ, encoded by the coding sequence ATGCCTTTAGTAACACCATTATCTGCTAACCACGATTTAGAAACCAAAAAATTGGCAGAATTCTTTAATGAAACCTTAGGGTTTTGCCCAAACTCTGTACTTACCATGCAGCACAGACCTGCCATAAGTAAAGCTTTTATAAATTTAAATAAAGCGGTTATGGCTAACGAAGGACGCGTAACTTCTGCCTTAAAACGTATGATTGCTTGGGTAAGCAGTAATGCTACAGGGTGTAGATATTGTCAAGCGCATGCTATTAGAGCTGCCGAACGTTACGGAGCAAAACAAGAACAATTAGATAATATTTGGGAGTATAGAACACACCCCGCGTTTAGCGAAGCTGAACGGGTTGCTTTAGATTTTAGTTTGGCAGCAAGCCAAGTACCTAATGCGGTTGATGAAACCATTAAAAAACGTTTATACGAGCATTGGAATGAAGGTGAAATTGTTGAAATGCTGGGTGTAATTTCACTATTTGGTTACCTAAACCGGTGGAACGACTCTATGGGAACTACTATTGAAAATGGTGCTGTTGAAAGTGGCGAGCAATATTTAGGAAAACATGGTTGGGAGAAGGGGAAACACCAATAA
- the rsmI gene encoding 16S rRNA (cytidine(1402)-2'-O)-methyltransferase, giving the protein MSKLYLVPTPIGNLKDITFRAIDVLKEVDLILAEDTRTSGKLLKHFEISTPMQSHHMHNEHKTVEGIVQKLKAGTTIALISDAGTPAISDPGFLLSRACIENDIEIECLPGATAFVPALVNSGLPNDKFVFEGFLPVKKGRQTRLLLLAEETRTMIFYESPHKLVKTLGHFCEYFGEDRLVSVSRELTKLYEETVRGTVKEVLEYYTNKPPKGEIVIVVNGKK; this is encoded by the coding sequence ATGAGTAAACTTTACCTTGTTCCCACGCCTATAGGAAACTTAAAAGACATCACTTTTAGAGCTATTGATGTACTTAAAGAAGTAGATTTAATTCTTGCTGAAGATACCCGTACATCGGGTAAGCTTTTAAAACACTTTGAAATTAGTACCCCTATGCAATCGCATCACATGCACAATGAACATAAAACCGTAGAAGGTATTGTGCAAAAATTAAAAGCAGGAACCACCATTGCCTTAATTAGTGATGCAGGAACACCGGCTATATCAGACCCTGGGTTTTTATTATCACGCGCTTGTATTGAAAATGATATTGAAATTGAATGTTTGCCCGGTGCTACTGCTTTTGTACCCGCTTTAGTGAATTCTGGCTTACCAAATGATAAATTTGTGTTTGAAGGGTTTTTACCTGTAAAAAAAGGCAGGCAAACCCGCTTATTACTTTTAGCAGAAGAAACTAGAACCATGATTTTTTATGAAAGCCCACATAAATTAGTAAAAACACTTGGGCATTTTTGTGAGTATTTTGGTGAAGATAGATTAGTTTCTGTATCAAGAGAACTTACCAAATTATATGAAGAAACTGTTAGAGGAACAGTAAAAGAAGTTTTAGAATATTATACAAATAAACCACCAAAAGGTGAGATTGTAATTGTGGTTAACGGTAAAAAATAG
- a CDS encoding pentapeptide repeat-containing protein, with amino-acid sequence MEERFIDDEVFNKIDFTKNRLEKGEYDSCTFINCDFSNSNTSEIRFINCEFKDCNLSSANIFNTSFQDVIFQDCKMLGINFEKCSDFAFSIKIDTCQLNHASFYQKKLSKTTFKNSKLNAVDFTESMLSDSIFDNCDLLNATFENTNLKGADFKNSVNFIIDPEKNIIENAKFSLQSVIGLLTKYNIKITD; translated from the coding sequence ATGGAGGAGAGATTTATTGATGATGAGGTTTTTAATAAAATTGATTTTACAAAAAACCGTCTTGAAAAAGGAGAATATGATTCTTGTACTTTTATAAACTGTGATTTTTCTAATTCAAATACATCAGAAATTAGGTTTATAAATTGTGAGTTTAAAGATTGTAATTTAAGTTCTGCAAACATTTTTAATACAAGTTTTCAAGACGTTATATTTCAAGATTGTAAAATGCTAGGTATAAATTTTGAAAAGTGTTCAGATTTTGCCTTTTCTATTAAAATAGATACTTGTCAGCTTAACCATGCTTCATTTTATCAAAAGAAATTATCAAAAACAACATTTAAAAACTCTAAATTAAATGCTGTAGATTTTACCGAAAGTATGTTAAGTGATTCTATTTTTGATAATTGTGATTTACTAAATGCCACTTTTGAAAATACCAATTTAAAAGGGGCAGACTTTAAAAATTCTGTCAACTTTATTATTGATCCAGAAAAAAATATTATTGAAAACGCTAAATTCTCTTTACAATCTGTTATTGGGCTTTTAACAAAATACAATATTAAAATAACAGATTAG